In Microbacterium maritypicum, the following are encoded in one genomic region:
- a CDS encoding fatty acid desaturase: MDGIRPTIRTRPPDGAPRTSSAFTELAQQVRGRGLLHRRYGYYWTKLIAAPLVLGVCLLAFVWIGDTWWQLFTAAVLAIVFTQIAFLGHDAAHRQIFVSGRWNDWISLILGDLLVGMSYGWWQHKHTRHHANPNKLGSDPDIELPVIAVSPEAAARHNGPVITWLRGHQGVLFFPILLLEGLSLHASSVRRMFARGRLERRWAEIAFLSIRMIGYLVLVFLVLSPGIAFVFLAVQLGLFGFYMGIAFAPNHKGMPVVPRELTLDFLRRQVLMSRNVRGSRFLDIAMGGLNYQVEHHLFPSMPRPHLRRAAPLIAEYCRAHGVPYTQVGLFASYAIVVRYINRVGLGERDVFACPLVEQRSLGAAVG, encoded by the coding sequence ATGGACGGCATCCGTCCGACCATCCGCACTCGCCCGCCCGACGGCGCTCCACGCACATCGAGCGCGTTCACCGAACTCGCGCAGCAGGTCCGCGGACGCGGACTGCTCCACCGTCGGTACGGCTACTACTGGACCAAGCTCATCGCCGCGCCGCTCGTCCTGGGCGTCTGCCTCCTCGCCTTCGTCTGGATCGGCGACACCTGGTGGCAGCTGTTCACAGCCGCCGTTCTGGCGATCGTGTTCACGCAGATCGCCTTCCTCGGGCACGACGCGGCACATCGGCAGATCTTCGTGTCCGGGCGCTGGAACGACTGGATCAGCCTGATCCTCGGCGACCTCCTCGTCGGCATGAGTTACGGGTGGTGGCAGCACAAGCACACCCGCCATCACGCGAACCCGAACAAGCTGGGGTCCGACCCCGACATCGAGCTCCCGGTCATCGCCGTCTCCCCCGAGGCCGCAGCCCGGCACAACGGACCGGTCATCACCTGGCTGCGCGGACACCAGGGGGTGCTGTTCTTCCCGATCCTGCTACTGGAGGGTCTGTCGCTGCACGCCTCGAGCGTGCGGCGCATGTTCGCGCGCGGGCGACTGGAGCGGCGGTGGGCGGAGATCGCCTTCCTGAGCATCCGCATGATCGGCTACCTGGTGCTGGTGTTCCTCGTGCTCTCCCCCGGCATCGCGTTCGTCTTCCTGGCGGTGCAGCTGGGGCTGTTCGGCTTCTACATGGGCATCGCCTTCGCGCCCAATCACAAGGGGATGCCGGTCGTGCCGAGGGAGTTGACCCTCGACTTCCTCCGCCGGCAGGTGCTGATGAGTCGCAACGTCCGCGGCAGCCGCTTCCTCGACATCGCGATGGGCGGCCTGAACTATCAGGTCGAGCACCACCTGTTCCCGTCGATGCCGCGCCCACACCTTCGGCGCGCCGCACCCCTCATCGCCGAGTACTGCCGGGCCCACGGAGTGCCCTACACCCAGGTGGGCCTCTTCGCCTCGTACGCGATCGTGGTGCGCTACATCAACCGCGTCGGACTCGGCGAGCGCGACGTGTTCGCCTGCCCGCTCGTGGAGCAGCGCAGTCTCGGGGCGGCGGTCGGGTGA